AGGTTTCTTAAACTAGTGGTAGTCTGCTGTGAGTTAGTAGCATCTTGCCGCCAATTACTCGAACCTGCCTCAGATTGTAGAACAGCAGTTTCTTGAGTCGGTAATCTTGGTGGTGCTGAATTGCTTCGTTGCCGTGTCATAGTTTTATCTCTTATCTCGTAATTCAAAATCTAAAATCAAAATTAATACAACTACTATCCAATTACAACCATCGGATGAATATATTGCTCGTAGGTTTCGCTCTCTGGGTTAGTATCTACATATAAAGGGCTTTCCGCACCATCTACCTGTACGCGCACTAAATAATCTCCTGCTTTCACATCATTTATAGAAAACATCATTACGTTGGTATCTTGACTGCGAGACTTTGCAGGAAAAATGTACGCAGCAGGATGAGAGGACGATCGCTCAGTTTCTTTGGAGGAGTTCCGCTCATTTAATAACAAAAATACTCGCTGATTAGCACCTACTGTTAAATCTAGTTGCACGCTTAACTCTGCTGAATATAAATCATATCCGTCATCTTCTAATTTTTTAACTTCCACCTCTGTAATTATTGGACACAAGACAAACGGTACTACATTAGACCCAATAAAACGCTCTGGGTCAATTTTTGATAGTTTTGCAAACGAATGTAATACTTGTAAACTCTGCACACCAGCTCGCAACCACTTGACTTGCTCTATTGGTAGTGAGGATAAATTTAATAAAATCTCTTTTTCACTTACCTCTTGTGGCTGTAGCTTGCAATCACCTATCTTAATTTGTGAGCGATCGCATTGTAATTGCTGACCGCGAATTATCAAACTACTGTTAGCTAAAATCGGTTGATTGATCCCTACATCCGGTACGACTTGGGAAATCACAGGCTGATAAGGCGCAGTATAAAATCCAGTACTTCTTACAGGTAAAGCTCTACGGCTAGGTTTACTACCCTCAATTAAGACTGCACTTGCTTGAAAAGTAAAAGACAATGTATAAGGAGACTGAACAAAGTCAGACCAAGTTTTTGACTGTTCTTCTACACTAATCATATTAGGAAGAATTTTTACCTGCTCCACTTGTTGTTCGAGGTCAGAATCAGCTAAAAAGCTAAAAGTTGGGTTGTTCACCGTTTCCCGAATCATCTCTGACGTTAAAAGCGGGTAGTCAACAATAGTACGCACCACACTACCCATTAGCCGTTGCGGTTCCAGTTCTATATCATCGCCGTAACAAGTTATTATGTAGTATAAATCAAGACCAGTTTGTGCTTGTTTGATTAAATCTCCCTTTGGACGACGGTTCCGTAAATCAGAATTACGCCAAGCAGGATTGGGGGAAATTAGGTATAAATAAATATTTACTCCTAGTTCTGGCGTACCACCACCGCTACCTGTATTAGATTGAGTAGTAGTGACTTTTGCACCGGGTAAATCTACTTGTATATTGGCTTGCAATATTCTTTGTAGAGTTGCCGTAACAGTAGCGATCGCTAAATAATTACTCATTGTTGTTACCGTTTAATATAAATTTTGGTGTGTCAAATATTGCGTTATTAGGCTACTAGCCAGTACCTATAAGTTGCTGGCTAATAGCTTAAGTCTGTTGAAACGGGCGCATAGAGAAAGGCTTAGTGCAAAATTTGAGGCATCAAATCCAGGTTGATTATATGTAGATGCAAATTTGTACAGCTTATGCATACTAAACTCCCCACTTCCAATACATACTGTACGTTCGCTCATTTTTTAAGGGTGAGAGGAATAGATGCCTTACACCAAAATGGTGTAGGTGGAAGATATAAGTTAATGGAATTTTTTCGGAAGTGCCGTTTTTACTTTTGTAGCTTTATCCATGCGAGAATCAATTACATGACTGCAAAAACTACTAAAGAAATGCACATCAACATTTCAGATGATTTGAAAAAGCAGTTTTATGATTTAAGAAAAACTTTTCAACTTAATATAGCTGGAGCTAATTAATTTATGCAACAAAAAATCTTGATTTTAGCAGCAAATCCTAAAAGCACGACACCACTGCGTTTAGATGAGGAGGTGCGTGAAATTGATGCTGGGTTGCAGCGAGCTAAACACCGCGAACAGTTTGTCTTAGAGCAGAAGTGGGCAGTGCGATCGCTCAACACATTAATTGTGTGATTGGTATGAGCAAGGCAATCAGCGATAGAGCAGCAATTGAATTCGCTGTGGGCTTTTACGATGCTCTAGGAGCAGGAAAGTCTGTTGAATTTGCCTACAAATTTGGTTGTGCTGCAATTCGGTTGGCAGGTATTCCAGAGCAACTAACTCCGATTTTAAAGAAAAAGCCAAATATTAAGGAAACGGTTGCTAAGGTAAGTTGGTTTAATGAACAGCCTCCATTCAAAAAGGTGTTAAAAGTATGACAACTCAATTCTTTTTAGACGAAACTGATATAGACACATTAATAAACCTTCTACTCCGTAGCCAACAATCAAGAACACGAGAAGCACTATGTTATAACATTGGAATCGACCCCAAACGACTTTCATTTATCAGAGACTCTTCAGAATATGACTTTTTTCTACTACTTATTAAGTATTTGAATGAAATAGGTGAAGAAGAAGCTCTTTGCAAGCTTTGTTGTAAAGAATTATTTCCGGTTTTTTCTCAAGGAAAATATGCAACTATTTTAAGTGAAATTGCCGCCAAACTTAATTGCGATCAAAACTTTAGCAATATTAATTCAAATAGTTCAAAGAATCAAAATTTAACTGTAGTTTTAACAAATGGTTCAATTTTTAGTAAGGGGATCAGTATTATTGCAGCAGTTACAGGTGTTATGATTTGCTTTTATTATTTTACATCACAGCCGCAGCCATTGCCATCAGGAACCTATCAACATACTTGTAAAAATATTTCTGTAAAGGATAGTATTTTGACTGCTACTTGTGGAGATGGTCGTGGTCAAGACAAAACAAGTAGTTTAGCGTATAAGCAATGTATTTATGGTATTGAGAACAGTTGGGGAAGACTGGAATGTAAACAGTAGACGAAGCTATTGGCGATTGCTCTCTTGAATACAGCATTATTTCGCTCGCATAGGAAGCTTATGCATATTCCGGTAGCTCAAGCAGCTAGTGGGGACAAAATGCCATTGAGGGTGGTGATTGTAGTTCACTTCTATTCCAAGGCGGTTTGCTAAGTATATTTGCTTATTCTATAGCATTCCTATTTGATTTGTGAAAATTTGAGTGTCCAGATACCCGATTTCTCAAAGAAGTCGGGTATCTAACGTTTATAAATCATTTAGGATTGCTATATAACTGGATCTGAAGACACTGATGTAAAAACTGAAAAGACAAATAAAATAACTTCCTAATCCTCCTCTGGACAGTATCGTATTGATCCCTTTCTCATCAAAAAGTCCTCGCAAATTGCATATGTAAATTCTAGTGAAAACTATAAAAAGATAA
This genomic interval from Scytonema hofmannii PCC 7110 contains the following:
- a CDS encoding DUF4255 domain-containing protein, yielding MSNYLAIATVTATLQRILQANIQVDLPGAKVTTTQSNTGSGGGTPELGVNIYLYLISPNPAWRNSDLRNRRPKGDLIKQAQTGLDLYYIITCYGDDIELEPQRLMGSVVRTIVDYPLLTSEMIRETVNNPTFSFLADSDLEQQVEQVKILPNMISVEEQSKTWSDFVQSPYTLSFTFQASAVLIEGSKPSRRALPVRSTGFYTAPYQPVISQVVPDVGINQPILANSSLIIRGQQLQCDRSQIKIGDCKLQPQEVSEKEILLNLSSLPIEQVKWLRAGVQSLQVLHSFAKLSKIDPERFIGSNVVPFVLCPIITEVEVKKLEDDGYDLYSAELSVQLDLTVGANQRVFLLLNERNSSKETERSSSHPAAYIFPAKSRSQDTNVMMFSINDVKAGDYLVRVQVDGAESPLYVDTNPESETYEQYIHPMVVIG